Proteins co-encoded in one Methanolacinia paynteri genomic window:
- a CDS encoding outer membrane protein assembly factor BamB family protein — MTFRFMNYIKRSGRTEKTGGVIINFLNSPKFLIFLLLIAFIIIPAQALSPLWVSNLTEIDQDIQDTSGRHFLLFLAISDDGKTIAAASFDGSIYLMNETGEVLRNITGGNKSSEILSFSLSSDGNFLALSSVSSGPPLNPLNLPKNITLMDRNCEELWNHPTRTFVYDSKVSSDGLFSVFGDYENITCVDRNGSILWIYPVDALVLSLDIPDNCEYIVAVTDNQKAFCLNRSGSVVWENKFRSPYDIKISADGNYVCLTTYLRKMYLMESTGTPLWNKTLPPGTKFAKSGISYKGDEIVVRTTGAVLGYDRSGLLKWNYTTEYQQSLTHPISAPIFLLSKDGRHSIVAANDSLLLLDGEGNETGSFSFDEKIYGVAISSDGSKIAAITSDELYYFDNPDAELKDSVAVPEDNLQTTNTEEKTPPATETKQSPLPELIIIFSMGLAVFFRVRP, encoded by the coding sequence ATGACATTTAGGTTTATGAACTACATCAAACGATCGGGGAGAACAGAAAAAACCGGAGGTGTGATTATTAATTTCCTTAATTCCCCAAAATTTTTAATTTTTTTATTATTAATAGCGTTTATAATCATTCCCGCACAGGCATTATCTCCCCTGTGGGTATCAAACCTGACAGAGATCGACCAGGACATCCAGGATACAAGTGGCCGGCACTTCCTGTTGTTCCTGGCAATTTCAGATGACGGCAAAACAATTGCCGCGGCATCATTTGACGGCAGCATATATCTCATGAATGAGACCGGAGAGGTACTCCGGAATATAACAGGAGGAAATAAATCCTCTGAAATCCTTTCATTTAGCCTTTCATCCGACGGTAACTTTCTTGCCCTGTCAAGTGTTAGTTCCGGCCCGCCATTGAATCCATTGAATCTCCCGAAAAATATCACTCTCATGGACAGAAACTGCGAGGAACTGTGGAATCATCCGACCCGGACATTCGTATACGATTCGAAAGTATCGTCGGACGGGTTATTCAGCGTATTCGGGGATTATGAAAATATCACTTGCGTAGATAGGAACGGATCGATCCTGTGGATTTACCCGGTTGACGCTCTTGTGCTCTCACTTGATATCCCGGACAACTGCGAATATATCGTCGCTGTAACGGATAACCAGAAGGCATTCTGTTTGAACAGAAGCGGATCGGTAGTATGGGAAAATAAATTCCGGTCGCCCTACGACATAAAAATCTCCGCCGACGGGAATTACGTTTGTCTTACAACATACCTGAGAAAGATGTACCTCATGGAAAGTACCGGAACACCTCTCTGGAACAAGACATTGCCGCCGGGAACAAAGTTTGCAAAAAGCGGGATCTCCTACAAAGGCGATGAAATTGTGGTACGAACAACCGGAGCCGTTTTAGGATACGACCGATCGGGATTGCTCAAGTGGAATTATACTACGGAATATCAGCAATCCCTAACTCATCCGATATCGGCCCCGATCTTTTTACTCTCAAAAGACGGCCGGCATTCGATTGTTGCAGCCAACGATTCCCTGCTCCTCCTTGACGGCGAAGGAAACGAAACAGGATCATTCTCCTTCGATGAAAAAATTTATGGCGTGGCCATATCATCCGACGGCTCGAAAATTGCGGCGATCACATCTGATGAATTGTATTATTTCGACAATCCCGATGCAGAATTAAAGGATTCTGTTGCTGTCCCGGAAGACAACTTACAAACAACAAACACAGAAGAGAAAACACCACCTGCAACGGAAACAAAACAATCGCCGCTGCCTGAATTGATTATAATATTCAGTATGGGATTAGCGGTTTTCTTTCGGGTTAGGCCATGA